The Theobroma cacao cultivar B97-61/B2 chromosome 1, Criollo_cocoa_genome_V2, whole genome shotgun sequence genome contains the following window.
GTTTCGAAGTATAATATTAAGGGGAGGTGGTTCCTGTGAAATGGTTAGTCTATTGATTGTAGAATGCAGAATTTGAATAGTTTTCAGCCTCTGGTTAGACAGAGTATAGATTCAgacaatgaaaattttgttcaCTGCATATTTGTTTATGATTTGTTGAATGTTGATGCTAATCTTATCTCTAGGCATGGAAGCTCGAAACTGACCAAATGGTTGTCTAATTTTTTCTGTGGTTGGTGAGATTTGAGAGCACTAAGATTTTCCGAGCTTCTACTCATTTCTAACATAGGCTTTCTTAAGACTTCTCTCAGCCAAGCAAAAGATGTCGGCTGTCCATGGCTGTCTAGCTATTTAAGGACTGTGTCTTCCATTTTCCTTCAAAAGACTTTACTCTGCCAAAAGATGTCGGCAGCTCATGGCTGACTAGCTAGTTATAGAAGACCCACATTCCACCGGATATAATATCTTCAAACAACCTATTCTTTGTTTCTCTCTTGCCTGCAAGTAAACTCGACCCTTCCATTCCACTACCACGACTGGGAGGTGGCGACCTGCTGAAGTTAGACTTGGTATTAGAGACAAGTATGACTCTTTCTTGCAACTTTACCTTCAGGCAGTAGCAATATCTTAGGAAGATGTTACTCCAACTGTCTGCTTCGTACCCCTCAGGTTGAAAATTGTTGTCTTTTAGATAACTTTTGTCGCTTTTTAGTGGAcaagatgaaattaaaaacCAGAATCCTAAGCCTCagtcaataaaaattaaaaatatatatggacAATAATGGTTTTCGAGTCTCCCATTTTGGTCGTAACCCCGTTTCCCGGTTTTCGATTTTCTCGCAAAACGGTGGCTGCTCAAAGCGTCTGTATCCTTGAGAGTCAAACTTTTAAGGAAGCCTTACAAAGGCGACGCGTCCCAAAAGACAAAAGgccctttctttctctcccgTGTAACTCCGTTGAATGTTTGACTGTTGAACTGGCCTAACGGCACTCTGCCAAGTGGAGTGTGACTTGGTCTTATAGCTGCTCACTGTTTTTTTCTTCGACTACAGCGTGGCTTTACGTaggaaacaaaataacaaaaaaaaaattaatgtcttccctttttttttttttttttatagatgaTGAAAATGGATGTAAAGAGTAGGACCAAGTCGGTTCACCGACTTCTTCCTGCTTTCTGTATATAGTAATAAATTATTACTTCTGCTAAAGCTTGTTTTCTCTTCTTAACTAGACAAGACTTTGAAATCTGAATCTCATTTCTTATGTGGATTCCAAGATTTCAGTTTGCTAATTAAGGACAAAAaagatataaataataaacctttgattttcatttcttcttaatttatgTTATCCAAAAAACAATGGTATGCAAATGCAATTATCGGAACTTGGAAGTTGGAATAATCACACTTTTTGGAATTGGtctgcaatttttttttaaaattttatcaaatgaTTGAATTGCCACTAATTCACCATTATTATCAGCAATAAAGTAACTGGAGTGGTCATTGAAGCATCTTCGAATAAGTAATGACGTGGGCCTTCCCCAAGGAAAAAAGGGTCCAAACTCAAATTCTAAACAGAGTTTATTATACCAATTTGTCTACAATTAGCATATGGAACAAGGTTGATCAAATTCGGAAGAACAAAATTGCATTTGTTTATTTGACTATTCAAATCGATCGAGAGGATTCATTCTCCTCTTTGCTGGCAAACATGTCGGTATCAGGATCCAAGCCTATGATGATCctgttcatatattttcttattggaTATGAAACATGGCgttaacatatatatatataacaacttgttcttttttttttttttacttttcttaatTGAAATGGTAGggtcaattaaatttttaaaaggtatacctacttttctttttttatttttatctattttccTGAAAGATGCATTTAGCAATTAATGATTTATCAGTGACATAATCAAGTTGTAGTATTCATTTGTTCTTCTCTCTTTTGACAAACAGATTGGTATTTATTATCTACCTACATTACCTTGATGTCAACAAAACTGATTAGTTTTGATTAAGAAGTAAAGACagttatttcttaattttaaatttgaaatcttattttaaaaaaaatattttagactAAATCAGTATTGAGATTGcgatcaatttttaaaattaagagtGAAAtggatgttttttttttctttccaaatttCATATTATATTTCTTAGATTATGTTTGTAGTTAAATTCAACGATAATAACAAATTGGTTATATTATTGCCAATGACGCTATAAATGTtggattttgttttccttACTTTTAATTGTAGAATGTAAAAccactcaaaaaaaaattcattaggCATAAATTCGGTAATTCAGTTTTACATAAATTAAGCATCGTGATTGCCACGTCAGTTTTTTGGTGCTGTAAAACAGGGTCGACATACGCTAAAAAAACTAAAGCAAATCCAACAACCACTTCGTGTAACGGAAATTTACGCCTTACCCAAATAACAGAAGAAAAAATTTCTCTGACTCTCTCTCCCAAAACAAATccaatcaaaaaatataaataaaaaattgaggaAGAAAAGCGAAAGATAAAGGAAGTGGAAAAAAAGCACGAGCCTCTTGACTTTATTGACCTCTTTAAAAGCGAAGTGGCTTCTGTTGTAAACCGCGTTGTTTTagacaaaacataaaaaaaccGACATCCCCGACATCCAAAGCTGCTTTCCCATCCAATCCTCGGAACATCATCGTCCGTTTGTAATCCCcacatttttgttcttttcagACCTAGATTCATGGGTTTTCCTGTCCTTGTTTTGTTCGGAATTTTCATTTCGAATTCTTTCATTTTGGGAATttgatttctttgttttgtaaCTTAGAATGATTTCTAGCCATGCGTTGGCTTCAaaatatttccttttcttcttcttcttcttcttccacaGCCGCCACGCCGGCAACTTCTCCCAGGAAACATTTGCAAgctaataataatagtaataataatactaataatcATGATAGTAATCAGCGTAATCAATCTCGTCACAATTACTTGGGGTTTCGCATTGCGGGGCCGAAGCTGATGAGGCAAAGGGAGCTGAGGCTTCTCAGCGACCAGGAGGTTACCCCGGCGAAGGAGGTGGCGGCGCCGCTGTCCAGGTCGCCCAGTACTTATGATACTCCATTGTCATCGTCGGCTCCGGCTTCGAGGACAACATCGTCGGCGTTGGCAGTGCCGTTGCCGCTTCCGCTTCCGCTTCCCGAAGGAGACGGGGATCAACGGTTGCCGTCGCCGAATGAGGTTGGACATGGTAAAGGCTTAGAGGATAGAGATAGAGAAAAAGCAGATGGAACTCCTTCGAATTCAAGgtgatttttttcttctcaattattagttttaattaacatttaattaaaaaaagttctTGATCCTTCCTTAATTGATGCAATAGGTTGTAATTTTAAATAGgattttgtaattattatttaatttaaaattgcaatgaaggaaagaaatgatttcttattacttttttttattttcgaAATTATTAGCttatcttaattttctttccttgaatcatttgatattttatttttaaggaTAGTAATTAGTGATATTCCGTTTGGTAATTTTGCTGATTTTAGAAACAAAGTTTGAGCTAGAGGATGATTTATTCATAATTgcaatattatttaattgataatcTCTGAATGCTCAATCTGAAAATTTTAAGCTTATTTCATGTGTGGATTGTTCTTAGTATATTGACAGTGCTGCTGTAATAAAATGTGCCTTTTGTTTTGATAGAGCAGTTTTAGGTTTTATATTTATAGGCATTGTAGATATTTGGATTACTTCTTTTACTGGTTTTTCAATAATTGATAGTTTGTCAATTCTCCTATTACAGTATGTTTGCTTCTCGTGACGCAAGGAAGAGGGTAGAGCACATTGAGACAAGATCACCCTCTAAGTTATTACATCAAGAAGTAAACAGAGGGGATAGTTCTCAGGATGAGTTTAGGGTGAATGTTCCTGTTAGGAGTGCTCCTACGAGTCCTTTCACCAGTCCTGTAATTAGCCCGCACAGAATGAGTACTGGTGACCTGTTTCCACACTATGTCGTTCCTACAGGAAATCAAGTCTGGTCCGCACCAGAGATGGCAACATTGGATGTTCCAGGGCTTCCTCCCCCGGCATTCTATGATTACACTGCATTTAGCAGTGATAATACTCCGCTTCACAGTCCACCAAATAGAAGTCCTCAACGAAAGAATAGAAGCCAAAGTGGATCTGCTTCACCAATACACCATAGGTTGTCACTTGAGATCTCATCATCCCGTCCTGAAAATAGTTGCCCTATCAATGTTCATCCGCTACCTCTTCCTCCAGGAGCAGCCATGGCTTCTCCATCAGCTCTTATTCCTCAAGTTACAAATAAACCAGAGCCGTTGCCCATGAATTGTCAATGGCAAAAAGGCAAGCTTATTGGGCGTGGTACATTTGGAAGTGTTTATGTTGCCAGCAACAGGTATACAAGTTCTATGTATCTTTGCTATTGTTTCTCTGGACTCTTGCTATCTGACCACTGAACTGGCTTCTTGTTTCTGACAGAGAAACTGGAGCTTTATGTGCAATGAAGGAAGTTGAGATATTTCCTGATGACCCAAAATCTGCAGAGTGTATAAAGCAACTAGAGCAGGTATTTCTATAGCAAATATTACATTTCTTCActctagagagagaagagtgAGAATTTAATAATTACCTACTGCTGGTTTCTTATTGCCTTCCTAACTACTTCCTTCCATTGCAGGAGATCAAGGTTCTTAGCCAACTCAAGCATCCAAATATAGTGCAGTATTATGGTAGCGAAATAGTAAGTAATACACCAATGGCATGTTTAGGATTTCACCCCTTCTTCTAGCTCCACTTATTATCTGAAGAACTTCGATTAAGGAAATCAAATTATGCATATGTAGGTTGAGGACAAGTTCTATATATATCTGGAATATGTTCATCCTGGTTCGATTAATAAATATGCTCGCGATCACTGTGGTGCCATAACAGAATCTGTTGTTCGCAATTTTACTCGCCATATTCTTTCTGGGCTGGCTTACCTGCACAGCACAAAGACAATCCACAGGTACAAAGCACAGTGCTGATTTATGGGTTAAAATAAGGCTTGGCATGCACCTTACAATAGCCAGTTTGAGTCTAAAAGTGAAGGATGTCTGCTTTTAAGttctaattcaaattttaagcACAAAAACACTAGTAGTTTAAGGAAGGTAAAGAACCTATTTTATTGTTCTGGTATGAATTGTTAATTGCTTAGTATGCTGTTTACCTGTTCTATTTAGGGATATTAAAGGGGCTAATTTGCTTGTTGATGCATCTGGAGTTGTCAAGCTTGCTGACTTTGGGATGTCCAAACATGTAAGTTTCATGTCTTCCCCTTCTCTTTGGATACAAGCTGGTCACAGAT
Protein-coding sequences here:
- the LOC18611080 gene encoding mitogen-activated protein kinase kinase kinase YODA isoform X1, translated to MRWLQNISFSSSSSSSTAATPATSPRKHLQANNNSNNNTNNHDSNQRNQSRHNYLGFRIAGPKLMRQRELRLLSDQEVTPAKEVAAPLSRSPSTYDTPLSSSAPASRTTSSALAVPLPLPLPLPEGDGDQRLPSPNEVGHGKGLEDRDREKADGTPSNSSMFASRDARKRVEHIETRSPSKLLHQEVNRGDSSQDEFRVNVPVRSAPTSPFTSPVISPHRMSTGDLFPHYVVPTGNQVWSAPEMATLDVPGLPPPAFYDYTAFSSDNTPLHSPPNRSPQRKNRSQSGSASPIHHRLSLEISSSRPENSCPINVHPLPLPPGAAMASPSALIPQVTNKPEPLPMNCQWQKGKLIGRGTFGSVYVASNRETGALCAMKEVEIFPDDPKSAECIKQLEQEIKVLSQLKHPNIVQYYGSEIVEDKFYIYLEYVHPGSINKYARDHCGAITESVVRNFTRHILSGLAYLHSTKTIHRDIKGANLLVDASGVVKLADFGMSKHLSGQRADLSLKGSPYWMAPELMQAVMQKDNSSDLALAVDIWSLGCTIIEMFTGKAPWSEYEGAAAMFKVMRDTPPIPETLSPEGKDFLRCCFRRNPAERASASVLLEHRFVKSSPQSAASSFNGKKSMDIPLSPREQSEFKLDQLPVQQSLRSTKSVTPDSETAQRSHYKTSDLTMAPRYSPRSTLETLPSLSPPRSGQNTYHPNPSGTINVSINQESKKNQTFR
- the LOC18611080 gene encoding mitogen-activated protein kinase kinase kinase YODA isoform X2; its protein translation is MRWLQNISFSSSSSSSTAATPATSPRKHLQANNNSNNNTNNHDSNQRNQSRHNYLGFRIAGPKLMRQRELRLLSDQEVTPAKEVAAPLSRSPSTYDTPLSSSAPASRTTSSALAVPLPLPLPLPEGDGDQRLPSPNEVGHGKGLEDRDREKADGTPSNSSMFASRDARKRVEHIETRSPSKLLHQEVNRGDSSQDEFRVNVPVRSAPTSPFTSPVISPHRMSTGDLFPHYVVPTGNQVWSAPEMATLDVPGLPPPAFYDYTAFSSDNTPLHSPPNRSPQRKNRSQSGSASPIHHRLSLEISSSRPENSCPINVHPLPLPPGAAMASPSALIPQVTNKPEPLPMNCQWQKGKLIGRGTFGSVYVASNRETGALCAMKEVEIFPDDPKSAECIKQLEQEIKVLSQLKHPNIVQYYGSEIVEDKFYIYLEYVHPGSINKYARDHCGAITESVVRNFTRHILSGLAYLHSTKTIHRDIKGANLLVDASGVVKLADFGMSKHLSGQRADLSLKGSPYWMAPELMQAVMQKDNSSDLALAVDIWSLGCTIIEMFTGKAPWSEYEGAAAMFKVMRDTPPIPETLSPEGKDFLRCCFRRNPAERASASVLLEHRFVKSSPQSAASSFNGKKSMDIPLSPREQSEFKLDQLPVQQSLRSTKSVTPDSFTHYSFSPVRLHSDLITRLPT